A stretch of Lysinibacillus agricola DNA encodes these proteins:
- a CDS encoding carboxymuconolactone decarboxylase family protein, with amino-acid sequence MNDRFTKGLETVKQYVTEEEAARMIEADALADVAPDLRKMIIEFAYGDVYSRPGLDAKSRALVVITAVVSQGAAPQTKTHIKRGLYAGLTQTEIVEALLQLVPYIGFPRVQNALTIAQQVFKEEA; translated from the coding sequence ATGAATGATCGTTTTACAAAGGGGTTAGAAACAGTTAAACAGTATGTCACTGAGGAGGAAGCAGCACGAATGATTGAAGCAGATGCACTTGCTGACGTGGCACCTGATTTACGCAAAATGATTATCGAATTTGCCTATGGTGATGTTTATTCACGACCAGGGCTAGATGCAAAAAGCCGTGCGCTTGTTGTTATTACAGCGGTAGTTTCTCAAGGCGCTGCTCCACAAACAAAAACACATATTAAACGTGGTTTATATGCAGGATTAACACAGACAGAAATTGTGGAAGCACTATTACAATTAGTGCCGTACATAGGTTTTCCACGTGTGCAAAATGCGCTAACCATTGCGCAACAAGTTTTTAAAGAAGAGGCTTAA
- a CDS encoding alpha/beta hydrolase, translating into MKKLLFLCCALLLLVACAQKEDNTKGKETKGDNKMNEQLIGKWEGNIETPNGAFPIIVDLQKDNGKLSVPAQGDHPFKSITYIGDQVNVSINLNGSAVEINGTLKDGQIEATFQQNGGKFPLVLKPFKEQPEQPVTYEPLKIPVQNGELTAALQKASNEPSPVALIIAGSGPTDKDGNSALAGKNNSLKMIAEGLAKDGIASVRYDKRGIGDNQSLLTKEEDITFDQYVDDAVQVINALLAEKEFSSVHIIGHSEGSLIGLLAAQKAHVESFVSIAGTGRPIDNVLLEQLKVQLTPALLKESTDALASLKKGELVKNVSPELQSLFRSSIQPYMISWLKYNPASELAKVNSRVLILQGTTDLQVVATDAEALKKGKPDAELIYMEGMNHVLKNAPADRAKNFATYSDPTLPLHKELLPAIQQFIMNENRD; encoded by the coding sequence ATGAAAAAACTATTGTTTTTATGTTGTGCACTCTTATTATTAGTAGCTTGCGCTCAGAAGGAAGACAATACAAAAGGGAAAGAGACGAAAGGGGACAATAAAATGAATGAACAACTAATCGGAAAATGGGAAGGGAATATTGAAACACCAAATGGAGCATTTCCAATTATCGTTGATTTGCAAAAAGATAACGGGAAATTATCAGTACCTGCGCAAGGGGATCATCCATTTAAAAGCATTACATATATTGGTGACCAAGTAAATGTTTCCATCAACTTAAATGGCTCTGCAGTTGAAATTAATGGCACATTAAAAGATGGGCAAATTGAAGCAACATTCCAACAAAATGGTGGCAAATTCCCACTTGTCTTAAAGCCATTCAAAGAACAGCCAGAACAACCAGTTACGTATGAACCGTTAAAGATTCCCGTTCAAAATGGTGAGTTAACAGCGGCTCTTCAAAAGGCTAGCAACGAGCCATCCCCAGTCGCACTCATTATAGCAGGCTCTGGTCCAACTGATAAGGATGGAAATTCAGCCTTAGCTGGTAAAAATAATAGCTTAAAAATGATAGCGGAGGGGTTAGCGAAAGATGGTATTGCATCTGTCCGCTATGATAAACGTGGAATTGGCGATAATCAATCCCTTTTAACAAAGGAAGAAGATATAACTTTTGACCAATACGTAGATGATGCAGTTCAAGTAATTAATGCCCTGTTAGCCGAAAAAGAATTTTCAAGTGTTCATATTATTGGCCATAGCGAAGGCTCACTGATCGGTTTGCTAGCAGCACAAAAAGCACATGTAGAGTCCTTTGTTTCCATAGCAGGTACTGGAAGACCAATAGATAATGTTCTGTTAGAGCAATTAAAAGTTCAGTTAACACCAGCCCTTCTAAAAGAATCAACAGATGCTCTTGCATCCTTGAAAAAAGGCGAGCTAGTGAAGAACGTTTCTCCAGAGTTACAATCACTCTTCCGTTCTTCCATTCAACCGTATATGATTTCATGGTTAAAATATAACCCTGCAAGTGAGTTAGCAAAAGTGAATAGCCGAGTTTTAATTCTTCAAGGAACAACCGATTTACAAGTAGTTGCAACTGATGCGGAGGCGTTAAAGAAAGGTAAACCAGATGCCGAACTGATATATATGGAAGGAATGAATCATGTGTTAAAAAATGCTCCAGCAGATCGCGCGAAAAATTTTGCGACGTATTCAGACCCAACATTACCACTTCATAAAGAATTGTTGCCAGCCATCCAGCAATTTATTATGAATGAAAATAGAGACTAG
- the argH gene encoding argininosuccinate lyase: MTKLWGGRFQKSAEAWVDEFGASIGFDQQLVLEDLEGSVAHVTMLGATGILPAADVEAILGGLAQLQEKAIAGELEFTVANEDIHLNLEKMLIDLIGPVGGKLHTGRSRNDQVATDMHIFLKKRVKEAIGLMETFQKTLLEKAEEHVETIAPGYTHLQRAQPISFAHHIMAYFWMLERDKQRFTESLKRIDILPLGAGAMAGTTFPIDRLKSAELLGFSEVYANSMDAVSDRDFIVEFLSNSSLLMAHLSRFAEEIILWSTDEFKFIELDDAFSTGSSIMPQKKNPDMAELIRGKSGRVYGNLMGLLTVLKGTPLTYNKDMQEDKEGMFDTVHTILGSLKIFEGMIRTMTVNTERLHQAVHSDFSNATELADYLATKGMPFREAHEVTGKLVFTCIQKGIYLLDLPLEDMKQESELIEADIYDVLAPEAAVRRRHSLGGTGFDQVKIQIEKAKACLV, from the coding sequence ATGACAAAACTTTGGGGCGGACGTTTCCAAAAATCAGCAGAAGCATGGGTGGACGAGTTCGGCGCATCGATTGGCTTTGACCAACAGCTTGTTCTAGAAGATCTAGAAGGTAGCGTAGCACATGTTACGATGCTCGGCGCAACAGGGATTTTACCAGCCGCTGACGTAGAGGCCATTCTTGGTGGTCTAGCACAATTACAAGAAAAGGCAATCGCAGGGGAGCTTGAATTTACAGTTGCTAATGAAGATATTCACTTAAATCTGGAAAAAATGCTCATTGATTTAATTGGGCCTGTAGGTGGTAAGCTTCACACAGGCCGTAGCCGAAATGACCAAGTAGCAACGGATATGCATATTTTCTTGAAAAAGCGCGTGAAAGAAGCAATCGGTTTAATGGAGACATTCCAAAAGACTTTGCTAGAAAAGGCTGAGGAGCATGTAGAAACAATCGCTCCAGGCTATACGCATTTACAACGTGCACAACCAATCTCATTTGCACATCACATAATGGCCTATTTCTGGATGTTAGAGCGTGATAAACAACGCTTCACGGAATCGCTTAAGCGTATTGATATTTTACCTTTAGGCGCAGGTGCCATGGCTGGTACAACATTCCCAATCGACCGATTAAAATCAGCTGAGCTTCTAGGCTTCAGTGAGGTTTATGCAAACTCAATGGATGCAGTAAGTGATCGTGATTTTATCGTTGAATTTTTAAGCAATTCGTCACTATTAATGGCACATTTATCTCGTTTTGCAGAGGAAATTATATTGTGGTCGACAGATGAATTTAAATTTATCGAGTTGGATGATGCCTTCTCAACAGGTTCTTCCATTATGCCACAAAAGAAAAATCCTGATATGGCGGAGTTAATCCGTGGAAAATCGGGACGTGTGTACGGTAACTTAATGGGTTTATTAACCGTTCTAAAAGGAACACCGTTAACATACAACAAAGATATGCAGGAAGATAAAGAAGGTATGTTTGATACAGTCCATACAATTCTTGGTTCACTAAAAATCTTTGAAGGTATGATTCGTACGATGACTGTTAATACAGAGCGTTTGCACCAGGCAGTACACTCTGACTTCTCAAATGCAACGGAGCTTGCAGATTATCTTGCAACAAAAGGTATGCCTTTCCGTGAAGCACATGAAGTGACAGGAAAACTTGTATTCACATGTATTCAAAAGGGCATCTATTTATTAGATTTACCGCTTGAAGACATGAAACAAGAAAGTGAGCTTATCGAAGCGGATATTTACGATGTTTTAGCACCTGAAGCAGCCGTTCGTCGTCGTCATTCTTTAGGTGGTACAGGATTTGATCAAGTAAAAATCCAAATCGAAAAAGCAAAAGCTTGCCTTGTTTAA
- a CDS encoding putative ABC transporter permease subunit → MRHLSILLKIRIVSLVRLNTLKGKASFGDKIAIVGVFLASVFALAYFTSLGYMLNENNMREHILAFSFLLSTLLSLFIAFFSASDEFFGKRDYETLMSLPIKTSIIVVSRFLYIYFLNTVVSLIIMLLMGAVYFFTGTVSGVFWIKMLIGILTVALVPSIVASIVSILVLEISSRAKYSRAVSSISYIILFIVLALTMSGGYKLDQSDMKLILTNVLNQANQVYPMFYLYNKILVTGKVGDFLIYIAVSLVVTVIFIIGLSFVYKGLNTKIRSKSSNKKYEVKTLKRSSKLKALYVKEIKRLFSSTTYLINTGFGMIMMVIFTISLMRSITKVMENMPIDNINTVATIIPYIMSLLVCLSNTSSVSFSLEGKNIWIIKTLPLSKELVVKSKILVNLTLTIPLTIINGIIIGRVFGATIFDSIILVLLPCAFAVFSAIYGVAINLRFVNYSWQSELQVVKRSVSSVLGFFGAAILVLIAAVPKVLWSGSIVGIYDVVIILCLGIVTSKLYAKTINGEPI, encoded by the coding sequence ATGAGGCATTTATCGATTCTTCTAAAAATTAGGATTGTTTCACTGGTGAGACTTAATACCCTAAAAGGTAAAGCCAGCTTTGGTGATAAAATAGCTATTGTTGGTGTATTTCTTGCGTCTGTTTTCGCGCTAGCGTATTTTACAAGTCTTGGATATATGCTGAATGAAAATAATATGAGAGAACACATACTTGCATTTTCATTTTTATTGAGTACTCTTTTATCATTGTTTATAGCATTTTTTAGTGCTAGTGATGAGTTTTTTGGAAAAAGAGATTATGAGACATTAATGTCACTTCCTATTAAAACATCAATAATAGTTGTAAGTAGATTCTTATATATTTATTTCTTGAATACGGTAGTATCTTTAATAATCATGCTTCTAATGGGAGCAGTATATTTCTTTACAGGAACAGTAAGCGGAGTTTTTTGGATAAAGATGCTGATTGGAATACTTACAGTTGCATTAGTACCATCAATTGTAGCGTCAATTGTTAGTATATTAGTTTTAGAAATTTCATCGAGAGCAAAATATTCTCGTGCGGTTTCTTCAATTAGCTATATTATTTTATTTATAGTATTAGCACTAACAATGAGTGGTGGTTATAAATTAGATCAAAGCGATATGAAATTGATATTAACAAATGTATTGAATCAAGCTAACCAAGTGTATCCAATGTTTTATTTGTATAATAAAATACTGGTAACAGGAAAAGTGGGAGATTTTCTTATATATATAGCAGTTTCATTAGTGGTAACAGTGATTTTCATTATTGGTCTTTCGTTTGTATACAAAGGACTAAATACTAAAATTCGATCAAAGAGTAGTAACAAAAAATATGAAGTAAAAACATTAAAAAGATCAAGTAAATTAAAAGCATTATATGTGAAAGAAATCAAGCGACTATTTTCGTCCACAACGTACTTAATAAACACAGGATTCGGAATGATCATGATGGTTATTTTTACGATTTCTTTAATGAGGTCAATCACAAAAGTGATGGAAAATATGCCGATAGATAATATTAATACAGTAGCGACTATAATACCGTATATAATGTCATTGTTGGTATGTCTATCAAATACAAGTAGCGTGTCTTTTTCACTTGAAGGTAAAAATATTTGGATAATCAAAACTTTACCATTGTCGAAAGAATTGGTTGTAAAGAGTAAGATACTTGTTAATCTTACGCTTACAATACCTCTTACGATTATAAACGGAATAATAATCGGAAGAGTGTTTGGAGCAACAATATTTGATTCCATCATATTAGTACTTCTTCCATGTGCATTTGCAGTATTTTCAGCAATATACGGAGTTGCTATTAATTTAAGATTTGTAAATTATAGTTGGCAATCAGAACTCCAAGTAGTAAAGAGGAGTGTATCAAGTGTATTGGGGTTTTTCGGTGCAGCGATTCTGGTACTCATTGCAGCAGTTCCAAAAGTACTATGGTCAGGTTCGATAGTAGGCATATATGATGTTGTTATTATTTTATGCTTGGGCATCGTAACTAGCAAGTTATATGCTAAAACAATAAATGGTGAGCCTATTTAA
- a CDS encoding ABC transporter ATP-binding protein, with translation MLDIKKFSKVYKDGKKAVDNISLSVENGDVFGFIGHNGAGKSTTIKSVVGILDFEEGDIYIDGHSIKKEPLECKSKFAYIPDSPELYEHLTGIQYLNFVADIFGVPEDVRVKRIKEHAGMFGITESLGNLISSYSHGMKQKLAITGAIIHEPKLLILDEPFVGLDPKAVVVLKEIMKKMTAKGNAIFFSTHVLDVAEKLCNKVAMINRGKLVYSGTMDEIIQNQTLEEFFMKELKDEAFIDSSKN, from the coding sequence ATCCTAGATATAAAAAAATTTTCAAAGGTGTATAAAGATGGGAAAAAAGCTGTCGATAACATAAGTTTATCTGTTGAAAATGGCGATGTTTTTGGATTTATAGGTCATAATGGAGCGGGGAAAAGTACAACAATCAAATCAGTAGTAGGAATCCTAGATTTTGAGGAAGGCGACATCTACATTGATGGGCATTCTATTAAGAAAGAGCCTCTTGAATGCAAATCGAAATTTGCTTATATTCCTGATAGTCCCGAATTATATGAACATTTGACAGGAATCCAGTATTTGAATTTTGTAGCAGATATTTTCGGAGTACCGGAAGATGTTCGAGTAAAGAGAATAAAAGAACATGCTGGAATGTTTGGAATAACAGAAAGTCTTGGAAATCTAATATCCTCTTATTCTCACGGAATGAAGCAAAAGCTAGCAATAACTGGGGCTATTATTCATGAACCAAAGCTTTTGATTCTGGACGAGCCATTTGTAGGTCTTGATCCAAAAGCAGTAGTTGTTTTAAAAGAGATAATGAAGAAAATGACTGCTAAAGGGAATGCAATATTTTTTTCAACACATGTCTTAGATGTTGCAGAAAAGCTTTGTAATAAGGTGGCTATGATTAATCGTGGAAAGCTAGTTTATAGTGGTACGATGGATGAAATAATACAAAATCAAACATTGGAAGAGTTCTTTATGAAGGAGTTAAAAGATGAGGCATTTATCGATTCTTCTAAAAATTAG
- a CDS encoding argininosuccinate synthase, which produces MANKKVVLAYSGGLDTSVAIPWLKEQGWDVIAVCLDVGEGKDLEFIKNKALQVGAIESYMVDAKDEFAEEYALISLQAHTWYEQKYPLVSALSRPLISKKLVEIANQVDADAVAHGCTGKGNDQVRFEVSIKALNPDLEVLAPVREWGWSRDEEIEYAMKHNVPIPATLDSPFSIDQNLWGRANEAGVMEDPWVSPPEEAYGLTISVENAPNEAEYVEIEFVAGKPVSLNGKEMKLADLIQELNAVAGAHGVGRIDHVENRLVGIKSREVYEIPGAKVLLTAHKELEDLTLVKELAHFKPVIEKKLSELIYDGLWFSPLRDALEAFLAESQKFVNGTVRVKLYKGHAIVEGRKSPNSLYSEKLATYSKEDQFNHASAVGFIELWGLPTVVNSSVNKK; this is translated from the coding sequence ATGGCAAACAAAAAAGTAGTATTAGCATACTCAGGCGGTCTTGATACTTCAGTAGCAATTCCGTGGTTAAAAGAACAAGGTTGGGACGTTATCGCAGTTTGCCTTGATGTTGGTGAAGGTAAGGATCTTGAATTCATAAAAAATAAAGCTCTTCAAGTAGGAGCAATTGAATCATATATGGTAGATGCGAAGGACGAATTTGCTGAAGAATATGCATTAATTTCATTACAAGCACATACTTGGTATGAACAAAAATATCCATTAGTATCGGCACTTTCTCGTCCGTTAATTTCTAAAAAATTAGTGGAAATTGCTAACCAAGTAGATGCTGACGCAGTAGCTCATGGTTGCACAGGTAAAGGTAATGACCAAGTTCGTTTCGAAGTTTCAATCAAAGCTTTAAATCCAGATTTAGAGGTATTAGCACCTGTACGTGAGTGGGGCTGGAGCCGTGATGAGGAAATCGAATATGCAATGAAACATAATGTTCCGATCCCTGCAACTTTAGATTCTCCATTCTCTATTGACCAAAACTTATGGGGCCGTGCAAATGAAGCGGGTGTAATGGAAGATCCATGGGTATCTCCACCAGAAGAAGCTTACGGTTTAACAATTTCTGTGGAAAACGCTCCAAATGAAGCGGAATACGTAGAAATTGAATTTGTAGCTGGTAAGCCAGTATCTTTAAATGGTAAAGAAATGAAGCTTGCTGATTTAATCCAAGAACTAAATGCAGTAGCTGGTGCACACGGTGTTGGCCGTATCGATCACGTAGAAAACCGTTTAGTTGGTATTAAATCCCGTGAAGTATATGAAATCCCAGGAGCAAAAGTGCTATTAACGGCTCATAAAGAGCTTGAAGACTTAACACTTGTAAAGGAGTTAGCACACTTCAAGCCAGTCATTGAGAAAAAACTATCTGAATTAATTTATGATGGTTTATGGTTCTCTCCACTACGTGATGCATTGGAAGCATTCCTTGCTGAATCACAAAAATTTGTGAACGGTACTGTACGCGTGAAGCTTTACAAAGGTCATGCGATTGTGGAAGGACGTAAATCTCCAAACTCACTATATAGTGAAAAGCTAGCAACATATTCTAAAGAAGACCAATTCAACCATGCTTCAGCAGTAGGCTTCATCGAATTATGGGGTCTGCCAACAGTGGTTAATTCTTCAGTAAATAAAAAATAA
- a CDS encoding GntR family transcriptional regulator, with protein sequence MHIHLDPSSELQLYKQLVNQLIELIAKGELKNGDTLPSVRSMASDLGINVSTVSKSYHELEEKGLIELKPKAKAIIIGGQKKELEETEVEIVENALKPIMAEAFARGLEKDQMTSLFHRILKQWK encoded by the coding sequence ATGCATATTCATTTAGATCCAAGCAGTGAATTACAGCTCTATAAACAGTTAGTGAATCAGTTAATTGAGTTAATTGCTAAGGGAGAGCTAAAAAATGGTGATACATTACCTTCAGTTCGTTCAATGGCTTCGGATTTAGGTATTAATGTCAGCACGGTAAGTAAGAGCTATCATGAACTTGAAGAAAAAGGTTTAATCGAATTAAAGCCGAAAGCGAAGGCTATCATTATCGGTGGTCAAAAAAAAGAACTAGAAGAGACGGAAGTAGAAATAGTAGAAAATGCATTAAAACCGATTATGGCAGAGGCATTTGCACGTGGTCTCGAAAAAGATCAGATGACAAGTTTGTTTCATCGAATTTTAAAACAATGGAAGTAG
- a CDS encoding DUF1648 domain-containing protein: MLFIISIFIFGGVLETLTPFLARKTTVFGVSIPEPYVQHEQLQIFKKHYSMLVGSIAAAFLLGQILLLFTSIKEEKFVLLSFILLFVMLLISAALYMSYHIKIKKLKKQENWEAHVKTVYVTDLSIRDRDEVLSPTFFALPIIVTLALITFTYMNYNAIPDVFATHWNAAGEVDGWTEKTWISVIVMPLILLGTQISLFIMSFGMKNAKIQLSAQAKAASVNRELTQRKYSSWYFAAINYSMTILFVVLHYTTVILKNQTAPYFFPLFTSIMIVSLGGLILFIWKLSKSNERFDDLHTNETAAADDRYWKWGMIYINKNDPSLLVEKKYGVGWTVNMANKWSYIILLVIFLPILLVIFI, translated from the coding sequence ATGCTTTTTATAATAAGCATCTTCATCTTTGGAGGCGTACTGGAAACATTAACACCATTTTTGGCTAGAAAAACAACAGTATTTGGTGTTTCAATTCCTGAGCCCTATGTGCAACATGAGCAATTACAAATATTTAAAAAGCATTATAGCATGCTGGTAGGGAGCATAGCAGCTGCATTTCTTTTAGGCCAAATTTTACTACTATTTACTTCCATTAAAGAAGAGAAATTTGTTTTATTATCTTTTATCTTGCTATTTGTCATGCTACTCATATCAGCTGCTCTTTATATGTCTTATCATATAAAAATCAAAAAACTAAAAAAACAAGAAAATTGGGAAGCACATGTCAAAACTGTTTATGTGACGGATCTATCTATACGTGATAGAGATGAAGTACTATCACCTACATTTTTCGCATTACCGATCATTGTCACATTAGCGTTAATTACCTTTACCTATATGAATTACAATGCCATCCCAGATGTATTTGCTACCCATTGGAATGCAGCAGGTGAGGTAGACGGTTGGACTGAAAAAACATGGATCTCAGTAATAGTAATGCCACTTATTTTACTAGGGACACAAATTAGCCTTTTCATCATGAGTTTTGGAATGAAAAATGCCAAAATACAATTGAGCGCACAGGCAAAAGCAGCCTCGGTCAATAGAGAGCTTACACAGCGTAAATATAGCAGCTGGTACTTTGCGGCGATTAATTATAGTATGACTATTCTTTTTGTTGTTTTACATTACACGACAGTAATTTTAAAAAATCAAACAGCTCCTTATTTCTTCCCTCTTTTTACCAGTATTATGATTGTTTCTTTAGGGGGACTGATCCTCTTCATTTGGAAGTTAAGTAAAAGTAATGAGCGCTTTGATGATTTACATACAAACGAAACAGCTGCAGCCGATGATCGATACTGGAAATGGGGTATGATTTACATTAATAAAAATGATCCTTCACTATTAGTGGAAAAGAAATACGGTGTTGGTTGGACTGTGAATATGGCGAATAAATGGAGCTATATCATTTTACTTGTCATATTTTTGCCAATCTTATTAGTCATCTTCATATAG
- a CDS encoding SDR family NAD(P)-dependent oxidoreductase: MSVNKKTIFVTGATSGVGLKITEILVAQGHTVYATGRNTVALKALERVGANVIQADLTNLATIDEVCAQLPPLDVAILSAGVGKFGIVPNLSDEAIRQMVELNVSVPMYLAKRLAAPMIQRQQGQLIFIGSQAGKVATPKASVYAATKHAIVGFTNGLRMELAPYNVKVTAIHPGPIDTPFLDKASDESGYRESLGRFLLTAEEVAQATVKTIERPVREVNLPWIMGLTSKLYAIAPTTVEFLGKSFFNKK; the protein is encoded by the coding sequence ATGAGTGTTAATAAAAAGACTATCTTCGTGACAGGTGCAACAAGTGGTGTTGGACTGAAAATTACAGAAATATTAGTAGCACAAGGTCATACGGTTTATGCAACAGGACGCAATACAGTGGCATTAAAAGCATTAGAACGCGTAGGCGCCAACGTGATCCAAGCAGATTTAACTAATTTAGCTACAATAGATGAAGTATGTGCACAGCTCCCGCCTCTTGATGTAGCTATTTTATCTGCTGGGGTAGGTAAATTTGGCATTGTACCTAACTTATCAGATGAAGCTATTAGACAAATGGTTGAGTTAAATGTCAGTGTACCGATGTATTTAGCAAAACGTTTAGCAGCGCCTATGATACAACGTCAGCAAGGTCAGCTAATCTTCATCGGCTCACAGGCAGGAAAGGTAGCGACACCAAAGGCTAGTGTTTATGCTGCTACAAAGCATGCGATTGTCGGCTTTACGAATGGGCTTCGCATGGAATTGGCTCCTTATAACGTTAAAGTCACTGCAATACATCCAGGTCCAATCGATACACCATTTTTAGATAAGGCGAGTGATGAAAGTGGTTATCGAGAGTCTTTAGGGAGATTTTTATTAACCGCTGAAGAAGTGGCACAAGCTACTGTAAAAACAATCGAGCGCCCTGTCCGAGAGGTTAATTTACCATGGATCATGGGGTTAACAAGCAAGCTGTATGCAATCGCACCTACAACCGTTGAATTTTTAGGCAAATCATTTTTCAATAAGAAGTAA